Proteins encoded within one genomic window of Nitrospirota bacterium:
- a CDS encoding radical SAM protein, with the protein MHFVTERCNARCGHCFLDFSNACPQDKELSIDEIRRMTRTMGSCLYNVNLTGGEPFLREDLFEIVAAYLNNTSARSIIITTNGTQVDAVESFLRKWTAESLSGRIKISISLDHHEERHDTNRRVPGAYRKALQTYRMVEELKDKRLMPDIALTVTPLNAADILEVYNELKGRGILFFSPILMRREGVVKELKDRTAVLSAYNELSSRIAEDQRHIDYPIRHRLWERTRNAKNAMLNDCLTASSSVPRSRASCRAGTLFGVIAANGDLLPCEVFGRDSRLGSLRANNMDFMSIWKSRRTDDGHGDMSCRSCTYECAWTVTIMTTPSYYPGLFRRLLKKGR; encoded by the coding sequence GTGCATTTCGTTACGGAACGGTGCAACGCCCGGTGCGGCCACTGTTTTTTAGATTTCAGCAATGCCTGCCCTCAGGACAAAGAGTTGTCTATTGATGAGATCAGGCGGATGACCAGGACAATGGGTTCATGTCTTTATAATGTGAATCTGACCGGAGGCGAGCCCTTTCTGCGTGAGGACCTATTTGAGATTGTTGCGGCCTATCTCAACAATACCTCTGCACGTTCTATAATCATTACGACCAACGGGACCCAGGTGGATGCTGTGGAGTCATTTCTAAGGAAATGGACCGCTGAATCTCTGTCCGGCAGGATCAAGATTTCAATCTCTCTTGACCACCATGAGGAGCGCCATGATACGAACCGGCGTGTGCCGGGCGCGTACAGGAAGGCACTGCAGACCTATCGTATGGTCGAAGAATTGAAAGATAAACGCCTGATGCCTGATATTGCACTGACGGTAACACCCCTGAACGCCGCTGACATTCTGGAAGTGTATAACGAGTTGAAAGGAAGAGGGATTCTATTCTTTTCTCCGATTCTGATGCGGCGGGAGGGTGTTGTGAAGGAGCTCAAAGATAGAACGGCTGTTCTTAGCGCCTATAATGAACTTTCCTCCCGAATTGCCGAGGATCAGCGGCATATCGACTATCCGATCCGTCACCGGCTCTGGGAGCGTACCAGGAATGCGAAAAATGCTATGTTGAACGACTGTCTGACAGCTTCGAGTTCAGTTCCACGCTCACGGGCATCCTGCCGGGCCGGGACGCTGTTTGGAGTGATTGCAGCTAATGGTGATCTGCTCCCCTGTGAGGTATTTGGACGAGACAGCCGCCTTGGAAGCCTTCGAGCAAACAATATGGATTTTATGTCTATATGGAAAAGCAGACGCACTGATGACGGTCATGGGGACATGTCTTGCAGAAGTTGCACATATGAGTGTGCATGGACGGTGACTATTATGACTACACCCTCGTACTATCCTGGCCTGTTTCGCAGATTGTTGAAGAAGGGTAGATGA
- a CDS encoding tetratricopeptide repeat protein codes for MAVILSFVCFIPDLNNELLIWDDSGYIIDNVYIRNLSFETVSWAFTTFYCNYWAPLTWLSYAVDYAVWGLNPVGYHLTNNALHALNTGMFFLLSLELLQIYLAVTYSEVNKARILNNSNIIYCSLMAALFFGLHPLRVESVAWAAERKDVLSFFFGIPAIFAYLRYTRMTVNQIGSAENQFSFLVSRYYWLAIGFYCLSLLSKSMLVTLPLVLLVLDWFPLRRVHRKTFPTLLLEKIPLVVLAGFAAVITMFSQTVEMIPLERSDMPSRMLNALKSIMAYLRLTVWPLDLSPFYLHPGNITKLGMEYTLPIFFFVAVTICCVLTVKRRPVFTVTWLIYLITLLPVIGITAVGPTAMAARFTYLPGLPLAMLAALGITVFFVRFSGSYLVRILIGAGTFLLLLLGCYCTIQQISFWKDDVTLWTRAIDLQPNTVGRVYFQRGIGYGLKGEFQKALTDMNKAVEIATAKGYGEMHTIYFQRAWILRQLGDLEAAIADLSSALLTDNSPMRQLYYRERGTIYQELGRTDLANEDFRLSMMPEGSM; via the coding sequence GTGGCAGTAATTCTTTCGTTTGTCTGTTTTATCCCCGACCTTAATAATGAACTGCTCATCTGGGACGATTCCGGCTATATTATCGACAATGTATATATCAGAAATCTCTCTTTTGAGACGGTCAGTTGGGCCTTTACCACGTTTTACTGCAATTACTGGGCACCGCTGACATGGCTTTCATATGCGGTGGACTATGCCGTTTGGGGACTGAACCCGGTTGGATATCATCTTACCAATAATGCACTTCATGCGTTAAATACAGGAATGTTTTTTTTGCTTTCCTTGGAACTCCTGCAAATATATCTTGCCGTTACATATTCCGAAGTAAATAAGGCCAGGATTCTGAACAATTCGAATATAATTTATTGTTCCCTGATGGCAGCGCTTTTTTTTGGTTTGCACCCGCTGAGAGTTGAGTCAGTTGCCTGGGCTGCCGAGCGAAAAGATGTTTTGAGTTTCTTCTTTGGAATCCCTGCGATTTTTGCCTATCTGAGGTATACGCGGATGACAGTAAATCAGATAGGCTCTGCTGAAAATCAATTTTCTTTTCTGGTCTCCCGGTATTATTGGCTTGCGATTGGTTTTTATTGTCTCTCGCTGCTTAGCAAATCCATGTTGGTGACGCTTCCTCTGGTGCTTCTGGTGCTGGACTGGTTTCCACTCAGGAGGGTTCACAGGAAGACTTTTCCTACGCTGCTCCTTGAGAAAATCCCCCTTGTTGTTCTTGCAGGTTTCGCAGCAGTGATTACCATGTTTTCGCAGACAGTGGAGATGATCCCGCTTGAGCGCTCGGATATGCCATCTCGCATGCTGAATGCCTTGAAATCAATCATGGCCTATCTCCGGCTAACGGTTTGGCCTCTTGATCTGAGCCCTTTCTATTTGCATCCCGGCAATATCACAAAGTTAGGCATGGAGTATACTCTGCCGATTTTCTTTTTTGTTGCAGTCACAATATGTTGTGTTCTGACTGTTAAACGCCGGCCGGTTTTTACTGTCACTTGGCTGATTTATCTGATAACCCTGCTTCCGGTTATTGGAATTACTGCAGTAGGACCTACCGCGATGGCAGCCAGATTTACCTATCTTCCGGGTCTTCCCCTGGCAATGCTGGCAGCCCTTGGTATTACTGTTTTTTTTGTTAGATTTTCCGGGTCGTATCTTGTCCGCATTTTAATTGGGGCGGGGACATTTCTTCTCCTGTTGCTCGGCTGCTACTGCACGATCCAGCAGATTTCCTTTTGGAAAGACGATGTGACTCTCTGGACACGGGCTATCGACCTCCAGCCGAACACTGTGGGGAGGGTATATTTTCAGCGCGGGATAGGTTATGGGCTAAAAGGCGAATTCCAAAAAGCTTTGACTGACATGAACAAGGCTGTTGAGATAGCTACTGCCAAGGGATACGGTGAGATGCATACAATCTATTTTCAGCGTGCCTGGATCCTTAGACAGTTGGGAGATCTTGAAGCTGCAATAGCTGATCTCAGCAGCGCGTTGTTGACCGATAATTCACCAATGAGGCAGCTTTATTATCGGGAAAGAGGCACTATATATCAGGAACTTGGAAGAACCGATCTTGCCAACGAGGATTTCAGGCTGAGCATGATGCCCGAAGGCAGTATGTGA
- a CDS encoding B12-binding domain-containing radical SAM protein encodes MKLAIIFPPLPFGWTPVAPPSLEYLAALTRRADPDIEIELISASADPEAIERLECDLAAISILTPTAVGGYQIAAKLRVKGIKIVFGNMHASAMPEEAKQHGDAVVIGEAESVWPEVLRDFRSGQLKPFYRGEQISLDDLPTPLYGLLQGKRKHQFRIVNTSRGCPYNCAFCSVKPFWGAKVRFRPIDHVVRDVAAIPEKMYINGDENIWWVGQAQRAIDLFTALKGSKKKWMGFGSLRPVLSPEGSRMLNAARESGMRTVWVGWDAMSDESLKAYGADGKIGVDRERAVRTIRDHGIDVSLFYMLGSRDDSLEDFKRSVELADRLGVSMHPSLVVPYPGTRLREQYEPYLYKEMGWEYYSGAYALFDHPDPAMTPEVREELFYETSLEVLRLGRVLKHMFNIPWAGFPEAHILSLMNQIPVRQGYKIAYEKWKAERKKVAEKRLLK; translated from the coding sequence ATGAAACTTGCCATAATCTTCCCTCCGCTTCCCTTTGGCTGGACGCCGGTGGCTCCGCCGAGTCTCGAGTATCTGGCAGCACTTACCCGCCGTGCAGATCCTGACATCGAGATCGAGTTGATCAGTGCCAGTGCTGACCCCGAGGCCATTGAGAGATTGGAGTGCGACCTTGCGGCCATAAGCATCCTGACTCCAACAGCCGTGGGGGGATACCAAATAGCGGCAAAGCTGAGGGTGAAGGGAATCAAGATCGTCTTTGGCAATATGCATGCCTCTGCCATGCCTGAAGAAGCCAAGCAGCATGGCGACGCGGTGGTGATCGGTGAGGCAGAGTCTGTCTGGCCTGAGGTTCTTCGGGATTTCCGCAGCGGTCAGTTAAAACCATTTTATCGCGGGGAGCAGATATCCCTTGATGATCTCCCTACGCCTCTGTACGGGCTTCTACAGGGCAAACGCAAGCATCAGTTCCGGATTGTGAACACCTCGCGGGGATGCCCTTACAATTGTGCATTTTGCTCCGTAAAACCGTTCTGGGGTGCAAAGGTACGCTTCCGTCCGATAGATCATGTGGTGCGCGATGTGGCTGCAATTCCCGAAAAGATGTATATCAACGGCGACGAGAACATCTGGTGGGTCGGTCAGGCGCAGAGGGCCATTGACCTGTTCACTGCACTGAAAGGCAGCAAGAAGAAATGGATGGGCTTCGGCAGTCTTAGACCTGTTTTATCGCCAGAGGGATCACGCATGCTGAATGCTGCCCGCGAGAGCGGCATGCGAACGGTCTGGGTCGGGTGGGACGCCATGTCCGATGAAAGTCTGAAGGCTTACGGTGCTGATGGAAAGATCGGCGTGGATCGGGAACGGGCAGTACGAACCATAAGGGACCACGGCATTGATGTGTCTCTCTTCTATATGCTCGGAAGCCGGGATGATTCTCTGGAGGATTTCAAACGCTCTGTGGAACTGGCGGACCGTCTGGGCGTGAGCATGCATCCATCCCTGGTCGTACCTTACCCGGGAACGAGACTTCGCGAGCAGTATGAGCCATACCTTTACAAGGAAATGGGCTGGGAATACTACTCCGGGGCATATGCGCTATTTGATCATCCGGACCCGGCCATGACGCCAGAGGTGCGGGAAGAGCTGTTCTATGAGACCTCACTGGAAGTGCTGCGGCTGGGGAGGGTGCTGAAGCATATGTTCAATATCCCCTGGGCGGGGTTTCCTGAAGCTCATATTCTGTCGCTTATGAACCAGATCCCGGTCCGGCAGGGATATAAGATCGCCTATGAAAAATGGAAGGCCGAGAGAAAGAAAGTTGCTGAAAAAAGACTTCTCAAATAA